In Leptospira sp. WS58.C1, a single genomic region encodes these proteins:
- a CDS encoding LIC_13029 family protein, with the protein MGEIQSKHAGSRENLETSDLKTLKDKKTSREISVLLYRVLFRSEEVRGGAVKVVKETFIRTHSNHPELFPILDRTKFVRDMISVFKTSTVLSPEKLEPFFASIHAAFQNEIRYLLGKSTQFTFDIMFQVIESILQEMSHPEDQRTVDVKDRELILKHFRAYNDLSKYFNKMGTSKAVIDKKDDIITEISINHREITIVSIENMFRNILAQILLSRKYNCGTLIDKWSTEYGFGPEQAQSMRNYIQDTATLTDFRTQYANALRAIGTENDMDLMFLRTLSNYYASWVTQVSEQIPA; encoded by the coding sequence ATGGGAGAAATCCAGAGCAAGCATGCAGGAAGTAGAGAAAATCTCGAAACTTCCGACTTAAAAACTCTGAAAGATAAAAAAACTTCCCGAGAGATCTCAGTTCTTCTCTATCGAGTATTGTTTCGAAGTGAAGAAGTTCGGGGAGGCGCGGTCAAAGTAGTTAAAGAGACATTTATTCGCACCCATTCCAATCACCCGGAACTTTTCCCGATTCTAGACAGAACAAAGTTTGTTCGGGACATGATCTCCGTATTCAAAACTTCTACCGTCCTTAGCCCGGAAAAGTTAGAACCGTTCTTTGCTTCTATTCATGCAGCTTTTCAAAATGAGATCCGATATTTATTAGGTAAGTCCACTCAGTTTACTTTCGATATCATGTTCCAAGTGATAGAGTCTATCCTTCAAGAGATGAGTCATCCGGAAGACCAAAGAACGGTGGATGTAAAAGATAGGGAACTGATCTTAAAACACTTTAGAGCTTATAACGACCTTTCCAAATACTTCAATAAGATGGGGACTTCCAAGGCAGTGATAGATAAAAAGGACGATATCATCACTGAGATCTCGATCAATCATAGAGAGATCACGATCGTCTCCATCGAGAATATGTTCCGAAATATTTTGGCCCAAATCCTTCTTTCCAGAAAGTACAACTGCGGGACCCTGATCGATAAATGGTCTACCGAATACGGCTTTGGTCCGGAACAGGCTCAGTCTATGCGAAATTACATCCAAGACACTGCGACTCTGACCGATTTCAGGACACAATATGCAAACGCATTACGTGCCATCGGGACGGAGAATGATATGGATCTCATGTTCCTCAGAACATTATCCAACTATTATGCTTCCTGGGTGACCCAGGTTTCCGAACAGATCCCTGCTTAA
- a CDS encoding acyltransferase family protein gives MILVNNPGTWSNMYWPLKHAKWDGCTPTDLVFPFFLFAVGASIPFSISNGIQEFPKILKRAFILVFLGLVLNFFGEWSFSNLRFPGVLQRIGFAYFLGAVLYGEKNLKVRIFLFLSLLVAYWYLLEFVPPPGASEPSMKEGKDWGAWIDRQLFGQAHLWKFGKVWDPEGLLTSFASIVSVFCGIFTGEFVKASSERKESPLSVSGKIALGGFILLLVGGIWGIYYPINKSLWTGTYSLWTAGWALVVISLFTVLEKYNILGFGSLQSFLLPFGKNALLVFFGSGIFARSLNIIMVTSPEGKKIPLKNMIYQEYYKSWIESPELSSFLYSVTVLVLWFLILFFLDKKRLYWRI, from the coding sequence ATGATCCTAGTGAACAATCCCGGGACTTGGTCCAATATGTATTGGCCTCTCAAACATGCAAAATGGGACGGATGTACGCCTACGGATCTGGTGTTTCCTTTTTTTCTTTTCGCAGTAGGCGCTTCCATTCCTTTTTCCATATCAAATGGAATACAAGAATTTCCTAAAATACTAAAGCGTGCATTCATTCTCGTCTTTCTAGGGTTGGTCTTGAATTTTTTCGGTGAATGGAGTTTTTCCAATCTTAGATTTCCGGGAGTTTTGCAAAGAATAGGATTTGCCTATTTTTTAGGGGCTGTTTTATACGGAGAGAAAAATCTAAAAGTCAGGATCTTTCTATTTTTATCATTATTGGTCGCGTATTGGTATTTATTGGAATTTGTACCTCCTCCCGGAGCCTCAGAACCCAGTATGAAAGAAGGAAAAGACTGGGGGGCTTGGATAGATAGACAATTATTCGGCCAAGCACATTTGTGGAAATTCGGTAAAGTCTGGGATCCGGAAGGACTTTTAACTTCCTTCGCGTCTATCGTATCGGTCTTCTGCGGGATCTTTACTGGTGAATTCGTAAAAGCCTCTTCGGAGAGGAAAGAATCTCCGCTTTCTGTGTCCGGGAAAATAGCGTTAGGCGGGTTTATCTTATTACTGGTAGGTGGGATCTGGGGAATATATTATCCGATCAACAAAAGTTTATGGACAGGGACTTATTCTCTTTGGACCGCGGGCTGGGCTCTGGTCGTTATTTCTCTATTTACAGTTTTAGAAAAATATAATATACTTGGATTTGGTAGCCTACAAAGTTTTTTACTTCCATTCGGTAAGAACGCTTTATTGGTATTTTTCGGTTCGGGGATATTTGCCAGAAGTTTAAATATCATCATGGTCACTTCTCCGGAAGGAAAAAAAATCCCATTGAAGAACATGATTTACCAAGAATATTATAAAAGTTGGATAGAATCTCCCGAGTTGAGTTCTTTCCTTTATTCGGTTACCGTGCTGGTCTTATGGTTTTTGATCCTTTTCTTTTTGGATAAAAAGAGATTATACTGGAGAATTTAA
- a CDS encoding efflux RND transporter permease subunit has translation MNFAELSIKRPIFITCTVLIILVSGYLSLNKLGVDLFPNVTIPVVTVTVPYPGAAPNEIETLIAKPVEDELSTISGVKRIRSTCSEGSGTIILEFTLETDVKYAEQQVRDKVSAVKPKLPNDIKEPVIRRIDPADQPIIILALNANLSEAQIYDIANEEIKQNLLTAKDVGNITIYGGRKREIHVELDRQKLRQHMIPASVVSNRLASGGTNIPAGKVSKADSELVYRTINEFKSPQEIRDTPISLFGNEVPVKIGQLGEVVDTLEDESTRAYFNGKKAVFLLVFKQSGSNTVAVAQEVKKRIDDLNKELARREGGAVLSIANDNSIQIDDNIYDVKETIIIGIALTILVVLLFLGSVRSTIITGLALPNSLLGAFILMAVAGFTVNVMTLLALSLAVGLLIDDAIVVRENIFRHREMGKTAREASTEGTKEVTLAVIATTMTVIAVFLPIAFVSGVVGQFLREFGLTVCFALLISLYDALTIAPMLSAYFGGKISGSHAHTAHGNSSASPEFLSVPTEGKKNKKNVATTTLEEIAFSKIRAQEAPKGFVSRIFSALFELLKLVFGVLGRILSPIEKGLDSVLSGFNVFQTWLENVYAGVLKFTLKRPVFILSGAVLIFVASLMLTKYIPKTFLPAQDQGKFQVTLDMPPGTSVQKMAEIAQDAYKEISSHKEVKLVAMFNTNRTTTMFVEMIPAKERNMNTSQFKDLLRKELESFSYANPIVKDVDNVGGGQRPFTLVVSGQNGKVVEEYSRKLFERLRESKALLDVDTSYRTGAPEFRVVPDRQREVLLGIPGTVIGTELRTLVEGTTPAVYRENGVEYDIRVRLKEGQRDLKDNFYNSFVPNFNNMMIPIQNVAKAEETTGLATINRMNRNQSVEIYADVNPDGPGMGGAMEEVAKLTQTDLPLPPGVRIGYTGQAENFKEMGTSLGIAMGLGVLFIYMVLASLYESFITPIAIMLVLPLALCGAFIALFLTQKSLDIFSMIGLIMLIGVATKNSILLVDFTNQLIQRGVEMKEAIIEAGRERLRPILMTSFALIAGMAPIAIGLNEASKQRTSMGVAIIGGLISSTILTLVVVPAAFSYIEKLNQLVRRNSPDPDAR, from the coding sequence ATGAATTTTGCAGAGCTATCGATCAAAAGACCGATATTTATTACCTGTACGGTTCTCATCATTCTTGTTTCGGGATATCTTTCCTTAAACAAATTAGGTGTGGACCTTTTTCCTAACGTAACCATTCCGGTAGTCACTGTGACTGTGCCTTATCCGGGAGCGGCCCCCAACGAGATAGAAACTCTGATCGCAAAACCTGTGGAAGACGAACTTTCCACGATCTCCGGAGTAAAAAGGATCCGCTCTACTTGTAGTGAAGGATCCGGAACCATTATCCTCGAGTTTACTTTGGAAACCGACGTAAAATACGCGGAACAACAGGTGAGAGATAAGGTGTCCGCGGTAAAACCTAAATTGCCTAACGATATTAAAGAACCTGTGATCAGAAGGATAGATCCTGCCGATCAGCCTATCATCATTCTCGCATTAAATGCGAACCTAAGCGAGGCACAGATCTACGATATCGCGAACGAAGAGATCAAACAAAATCTTTTAACCGCAAAGGACGTAGGAAATATCACGATCTATGGCGGGAGAAAAAGAGAGATCCATGTCGAATTGGATAGGCAAAAATTAAGACAACATATGATCCCTGCCTCCGTGGTTTCCAATCGTTTGGCTTCCGGCGGGACAAATATCCCTGCAGGTAAGGTGAGTAAAGCTGATTCCGAGTTGGTATATAGGACCATCAACGAATTCAAATCTCCGCAAGAGATCAGAGATACACCTATTTCCTTATTCGGGAACGAGGTCCCGGTTAAGATCGGACAATTGGGAGAAGTGGTAGATACTTTAGAGGACGAAAGTACTCGCGCGTACTTTAACGGTAAGAAGGCAGTCTTTTTGCTGGTGTTCAAACAATCCGGTTCCAACACAGTTGCGGTCGCTCAAGAAGTGAAAAAAAGGATCGATGATCTGAACAAAGAGCTCGCCAGAAGAGAAGGCGGCGCAGTTCTTTCCATCGCAAACGATAACTCCATTCAGATCGACGACAATATCTACGACGTAAAAGAAACGATCATCATTGGTATCGCACTTACGATTTTAGTAGTTCTGTTATTTTTGGGAAGCGTAAGATCCACGATCATCACAGGACTTGCGTTGCCTAATTCACTTTTAGGCGCGTTCATTTTGATGGCGGTGGCCGGATTTACGGTTAACGTGATGACACTCCTGGCATTAAGTTTGGCTGTTGGACTTCTTATAGACGACGCAATCGTTGTTCGGGAGAATATTTTCCGGCATAGAGAAATGGGTAAGACTGCAAGAGAAGCTTCTACGGAAGGAACAAAAGAAGTAACATTGGCGGTGATAGCGACCACTATGACTGTGATCGCGGTATTCTTACCGATCGCATTCGTAAGCGGTGTAGTAGGGCAGTTCTTAAGAGAATTCGGACTGACAGTATGTTTTGCTCTTTTGATCTCTCTATATGACGCTCTTACAATCGCTCCGATGTTATCCGCTTACTTTGGCGGAAAAATTTCGGGATCTCATGCACATACCGCTCATGGGAATTCTTCCGCTTCTCCGGAATTCTTGAGTGTTCCCACAGAAGGAAAGAAAAATAAAAAAAACGTCGCTACTACAACTTTGGAAGAGATTGCATTCTCCAAGATCAGAGCGCAAGAGGCTCCGAAAGGATTTGTATCCAGAATATTCTCCGCTTTATTCGAACTCTTGAAATTGGTCTTCGGAGTTTTAGGAAGAATTCTTTCCCCTATCGAAAAAGGATTAGATTCCGTATTATCCGGATTTAACGTATTCCAAACTTGGTTGGAGAACGTATATGCAGGAGTTTTAAAATTCACTTTAAAACGTCCGGTGTTCATCTTAAGCGGAGCGGTATTGATCTTTGTTGCTAGCTTGATGCTGACTAAGTACATTCCTAAAACATTCTTACCTGCGCAAGACCAAGGAAAATTCCAAGTTACTTTGGACATGCCGCCTGGTACTTCCGTACAAAAAATGGCGGAGATCGCTCAGGATGCTTACAAAGAGATCTCTTCTCATAAAGAAGTAAAATTGGTAGCGATGTTCAATACGAACAGGACAACCACCATGTTCGTGGAAATGATCCCGGCAAAAGAAAGGAATATGAACACATCCCAATTCAAGGACCTTCTTCGTAAGGAATTGGAATCATTCTCCTATGCAAATCCGATCGTTAAGGATGTGGATAACGTGGGCGGAGGACAAAGACCGTTCACTTTGGTAGTCAGCGGACAGAACGGAAAAGTGGTGGAAGAATATTCCAGAAAACTTTTCGAAAGATTAAGAGAATCTAAAGCACTTTTGGACGTGGACACAAGTTACAGAACGGGCGCACCGGAATTTAGAGTTGTGCCGGATCGTCAGAGAGAAGTTCTACTCGGTATCCCCGGTACTGTGATCGGAACGGAGTTGCGGACTCTCGTGGAAGGAACGACTCCTGCAGTCTACCGCGAGAATGGAGTGGAATACGATATTCGTGTTCGATTGAAAGAAGGGCAGAGAGATCTAAAGGATAACTTCTACAATTCTTTCGTGCCAAACTTCAATAATATGATGATCCCGATCCAGAACGTTGCAAAAGCGGAAGAGACCACAGGACTTGCAACCATCAACCGAATGAACAGAAACCAGTCCGTGGAGATCTATGCGGACGTTAATCCCGACGGACCTGGAATGGGGGGAGCCATGGAAGAAGTTGCAAAACTTACCCAAACGGATTTGCCTCTTCCTCCCGGAGTTCGGATCGGATATACCGGACAAGCGGAGAACTTTAAGGAGATGGGAACTTCTCTTGGGATCGCTATGGGACTTGGGGTGTTATTCATCTACATGGTCTTAGCTTCTCTTTATGAAAGTTTTATCACACCGATTGCGATCATGTTGGTGCTTCCTCTTGCACTTTGTGGCGCGTTTATCGCACTCTTCTTAACCCAAAAGTCCTTGGATATATTCTCTATGATCGGGCTAATCATGCTCATCGGGGTGGCTACCAAAAACTCGATCTTACTCGTGGACTTCACGAATCAGCTCATCCAAAGGGGAGTGGAAATGAAAGAAGCGATCATAGAAGCGGGAAGAGAACGTCTTCGTCCGATCTTAATGACCTCGTTCGCTTTGATTGCGGGAATGGCTCCTATCGCGATCGGATTAAACGAAGCGTCCAAACAAAGGACGAGTATGGGAGTTGCGATCATAGGCGGATTGATCTCTTCTACCATACTTACGTTAGTAGTCGTTCCGGCGGCGTTCTCTTATATAGAGAAGCTGAACCAGTTGGTCCGTAGAAATTCTCCGGATCCGGATGCACGATAA
- a CDS encoding TolC family protein: protein MDGNKIHYKCFLLGFMQHRQKRSTIHNMLSLGIFLSALSISGDTRDDLEKEGVWTTTSLIRYSLENSVQAKMSRLDLENSEYDWEKENGKYNFIGTLTANTQKTNNLPLPQYTLQGREITSNTISAGLSKVFNTGTTASVTVSDNRYETDAGKRPEQQGTIAQQFAQPSLHFANLGFTLKQELLKNIFGYQQRRSLEISRRNSAVRRLDAMNNLSRSVVQSLLSFWNLSLADENLKTAELLVKSVKNVKDITSSKVRMGVAEDYESGQWNALLITAENQLRQAKLDKDRIRRDLLVSLGKDPETKVNFSLVLDDSLPSLGAEDSETEEAFQHRYDFKSIALQKQNAGSALEISKNGLLPSLYVSGTYNSREYDRNFPQSFDGIGAGRFTQNSAEIKMDYPLGNDTARAEYKNSLTQSRKLDLLLEQTKEQVKTDVRQGLQKIGTTYEILEESKKNLAQAEKFYSGILPRYRYGRATSVNVKNALDLVAQARYGLMQAKVNYNSALVQYELSKGTLFRKYGMDAEEVLNQSIGDQK from the coding sequence ATGGATGGAAACAAAATACACTATAAATGTTTCCTTTTGGGTTTTATGCAACATAGACAGAAACGATCGACCATTCATAATATGTTAAGCTTAGGCATTTTCTTAAGCGCTCTTTCTATCTCCGGAGATACAAGGGACGATTTGGAGAAGGAAGGAGTTTGGACCACCACTTCTCTGATCCGTTATTCTTTAGAGAATTCAGTGCAGGCAAAAATGAGCCGACTGGATTTGGAAAACTCGGAGTATGATTGGGAGAAGGAGAACGGTAAATATAATTTTATCGGGACCTTAACCGCCAATACTCAAAAGACGAATAACTTACCGCTTCCTCAATACACTCTGCAAGGTAGAGAGATTACAAGCAATACGATCTCCGCTGGTCTATCAAAAGTTTTTAATACAGGAACCACCGCGAGTGTAACGGTGTCCGATAACCGTTACGAAACAGACGCGGGGAAAAGACCGGAACAACAAGGAACGATCGCCCAACAATTCGCGCAACCAAGCCTTCACTTTGCGAATCTTGGTTTTACTTTGAAGCAGGAATTATTGAAGAATATTTTCGGATACCAGCAAAGAAGATCCTTAGAGATCAGTAGGAGAAATTCCGCAGTCAGAAGATTGGATGCGATGAATAATCTGTCCAGGTCCGTGGTCCAATCTCTATTATCTTTTTGGAATTTGTCCTTGGCGGACGAAAATCTCAAAACCGCAGAGTTACTGGTCAAGAGTGTGAAGAATGTAAAGGATATCACTTCTTCCAAGGTACGCATGGGAGTGGCGGAAGATTATGAGTCCGGGCAATGGAACGCACTTTTAATTACTGCGGAAAATCAACTCAGACAAGCGAAACTGGACAAGGATAGAATTCGCAGGGACTTATTGGTCTCTCTCGGAAAAGATCCGGAAACTAAAGTGAATTTTTCCTTAGTGCTGGATGATTCTCTTCCTTCTTTGGGAGCTGAAGATTCCGAAACGGAGGAAGCATTTCAACATCGATACGATTTCAAAAGTATCGCATTACAAAAACAGAATGCGGGGTCCGCTCTTGAGATCTCTAAAAACGGATTATTACCTTCTCTTTATGTGAGTGGTACTTATAATTCTCGCGAATATGATCGTAATTTTCCCCAGAGTTTTGACGGTATTGGCGCCGGAAGATTTACCCAAAATTCCGCAGAGATCAAGATGGATTATCCTCTTGGGAACGATACTGCAAGGGCGGAATATAAGAATTCCTTAACACAAAGCAGAAAGTTGGACCTACTCTTGGAACAAACAAAAGAGCAGGTCAAGACGGATGTAAGACAAGGATTGCAGAAAATCGGTACCACTTACGAGATCTTGGAAGAGTCCAAGAAAAATCTCGCTCAAGCGGAGAAGTTTTACTCGGGTATTCTGCCCAGATACCGATACGGAAGGGCCACATCCGTAAACGTTAAGAACGCATTGGACCTAGTAGCTCAGGCTAGATACGGACTGATGCAGGCTAAAGTGAATTATAACTCGGCGCTCGTACAATACGAGCTCTCTAAAGGTACACTATTTCGCAAATACGGAATGGATGCCGAAGAAGTTCTGAACCAATCCATCGGAGATCAAAAATGA
- a CDS encoding DUF2804 domain-containing protein, whose product MQKIIGPENQVHYGVWDGPIEFNHLDFSLLDFFGKEIKGLKKKFAFHSFNYLGILMEDCLVGIAAVSLGYAYNVFAYLYKFDQGKVYEFDVKGPDLGLALKFPANPDEYTISFKKGKSFLNIRKSHSEGKLLLDANFGNKLEISGEFPYSLSTHNPLRVLNPSEPSRWTFTEKCSPLVPDRISVKYEKKELVQDPSRTTMVYDWSGGYLRRETNWYWAAFSSVLPDRTKIGANFAALVNESFFPENAYWIDSERQRVSRCIFDFSHKDPYKPWRLWDEDGRIRLEFEPKGERREKVNLIWTKLYFRQFVGKFSGSFRPDKGREVQIKDVWGFTEFHRSLW is encoded by the coding sequence ATGCAAAAAATTATCGGACCCGAAAATCAAGTACACTATGGAGTGTGGGATGGTCCGATCGAATTCAATCATCTTGATTTTAGTCTTCTGGATTTTTTCGGAAAAGAGATCAAAGGGCTTAAAAAGAAGTTCGCGTTCCATTCTTTCAATTATCTAGGGATCTTGATGGAAGATTGTTTGGTCGGGATCGCGGCTGTAAGCCTAGGCTATGCGTATAACGTGTTTGCCTACCTGTATAAATTCGATCAGGGTAAGGTTTACGAATTCGACGTAAAAGGACCCGACTTAGGTCTTGCCTTAAAATTCCCAGCCAATCCGGATGAATATACAATCTCTTTCAAAAAGGGAAAGTCCTTCTTGAATATCCGAAAGTCCCATTCGGAAGGGAAACTTCTACTCGATGCAAACTTTGGAAATAAACTGGAGATCTCCGGAGAATTTCCTTACTCTCTTAGCACTCATAATCCTCTGAGAGTGTTAAATCCGTCCGAGCCTAGTCGTTGGACTTTTACTGAAAAATGTTCTCCTTTAGTTCCTGATCGTATCAGTGTCAAATATGAGAAGAAGGAACTGGTCCAAGATCCTTCCAGGACTACAATGGTCTATGACTGGTCCGGCGGTTATTTGAGAAGAGAGACAAATTGGTACTGGGCCGCTTTCTCTTCGGTTCTTCCCGACAGGACAAAGATCGGAGCTAATTTCGCTGCCTTAGTAAACGAAAGTTTTTTTCCCGAAAATGCCTACTGGATCGATTCCGAAAGACAAAGAGTGAGCAGATGTATATTCGATTTTTCTCATAAAGATCCTTATAAACCGTGGAGACTTTGGGACGAAGACGGACGGATCCGTTTGGAATTCGAACCCAAGGGGGAGAGAAGGGAAAAAGTGAACCTGATCTGGACTAAATTGTATTTCAGGCAATTTGTGGGAAAATTTTCAGGAAGTTTCAGGCCGGATAAGGGAAGGGAAGTCCAGATTAAGGATGTCTGGGGTTTTACGGAATTCCATAGATCCCTTTGGTAG
- a CDS encoding acetyl-CoA C-acetyltransferase, which yields MSNAYVIDAVRTPRGKGKKRGTLASVHPQELSASTLKAIQERNGLKPEIVEEVVLGCVSQVDDQAACIARYAVMAAQWPNSVPGYTVNRFCGSGLQAVNNIANHVQSGAIPVGLGGGVESMSRVKMGADLGDRDFNIGNPNIQKHYNLVPQGISADLIATKYNISREEADKFAESSQLKADKAIKEGAFKKSIIPIKLEDGTVVDTDENPRIESDYTFLSGLGAVFKTIGEKELDAIALRSYPEVGKINHIHTLGNSSGIVDGAASVLIANDEGIKKYGLKPRAKILSTVATGEDPTIMLTGPVSASKKALQMAGLKVEDIDLWEINEAFASVVLYTQKTLGIPLEKINVNGGAIALGHPLGATGAILLGTALDELERRNKRYALITLCIGGGMGIATVIEKI from the coding sequence ATGTCCAACGCATACGTAATCGATGCGGTTCGCACCCCAAGAGGGAAAGGTAAAAAAAGGGGAACACTTGCCTCGGTTCACCCGCAAGAATTATCGGCCTCTACTTTAAAAGCAATCCAAGAGAGAAACGGATTAAAGCCAGAAATCGTAGAAGAAGTTGTCTTAGGTTGTGTCTCTCAAGTGGACGATCAAGCAGCATGTATAGCTCGTTATGCGGTTATGGCTGCGCAATGGCCTAATTCCGTTCCGGGATATACGGTAAATCGTTTCTGCGGATCCGGATTACAAGCCGTAAACAATATCGCAAACCATGTCCAATCAGGAGCAATTCCCGTGGGGTTAGGCGGTGGAGTAGAATCCATGAGCCGTGTAAAAATGGGAGCAGACCTGGGGGACAGGGATTTTAATATAGGAAATCCTAATATACAAAAACATTATAATCTTGTTCCTCAAGGAATTTCTGCGGACCTGATCGCAACCAAATACAATATCAGCAGGGAAGAAGCGGACAAATTCGCGGAATCTTCCCAGCTGAAAGCGGACAAAGCGATAAAAGAAGGCGCATTCAAAAAATCGATCATTCCTATTAAATTAGAAGATGGAACAGTAGTAGATACCGATGAGAATCCTCGTATCGAATCGGACTACACATTCCTCTCTGGCTTAGGAGCGGTTTTCAAAACTATCGGAGAAAAAGAATTAGATGCGATCGCATTAAGATCCTATCCTGAGGTAGGAAAGATCAATCATATTCATACGCTAGGAAATTCTTCCGGGATCGTGGACGGTGCAGCCTCCGTTTTGATAGCTAACGACGAAGGGATCAAAAAATACGGGTTAAAACCGAGGGCAAAGATACTCTCCACAGTTGCAACGGGAGAGGACCCGACCATCATGTTAACCGGACCTGTTTCCGCTTCCAAAAAAGCTCTACAAATGGCGGGTCTTAAAGTAGAAGATATCGATCTTTGGGAGATCAACGAAGCATTCGCTTCCGTTGTGCTGTATACCCAAAAAACTCTCGGAATCCCTCTGGAAAAGATCAACGTAAACGGAGGAGCGATCGCTTTGGGACATCCTTTAGGAGCAACCGGTGCTATTCTTCTCGGGACCGCACTAGACGAATTAGAAAGAAGGAATAAACGTTACGCACTCATTACGCTCTGTATAGGCGGAGGAATGGGGATCGCAACCGTAATCGAAAAGATCTAA
- a CDS encoding YheT family hydrolase, which yields MDTLRPFKPPIHLRHPFVQTVLASLMRQNIPDHPMDKAASPVVIDAGKGVRLLGHYSKSIHNRALLVLIHGWEGSMDSNYIQRTSRRFYDKGISIFRLNLRDHGNTHHLNPEPFNGSLIRETYEAIRKVAKEFGPKLPVYLGGFSMGGNFTIRVAREHSRNKQSIPNLKHCIAVSPPLHPKSATEMMDSKLIIGKYFLDKWRQSLAKKNVHFPDLHPYQNIMQGKTVMEMTDRIVASSSEFKNSDDYFNSYTLGPKDFEKLKVDLTIVTSADDPIIRPDEFRELPKSSKLRIYIQKYGGHNGFYENLKGDCWYFRVFDKVIFG from the coding sequence ATGGACACACTTCGTCCCTTTAAACCTCCGATCCATCTCAGGCATCCTTTTGTTCAAACCGTTCTCGCTTCCTTAATGAGGCAGAATATTCCTGACCATCCAATGGATAAGGCCGCCTCTCCGGTGGTAATAGATGCGGGGAAAGGTGTTCGTTTATTAGGTCATTATTCCAAGTCTATACATAATAGAGCATTACTCGTACTTATACATGGTTGGGAAGGCAGTATGGATTCCAATTATATCCAAAGGACTTCCAGAAGATTTTACGATAAGGGAATTTCGATCTTCCGGTTGAACTTAAGAGATCATGGGAATACTCATCATCTGAATCCGGAACCATTTAATGGAAGTTTAATACGAGAGACATACGAAGCGATCCGCAAAGTTGCCAAAGAATTCGGACCTAAACTTCCCGTTTACCTGGGCGGATTTTCTATGGGGGGTAATTTTACAATTCGGGTCGCACGAGAACATTCCAGAAACAAACAAAGTATCCCGAATTTAAAACATTGTATAGCCGTGAGCCCTCCGCTTCATCCGAAGTCCGCGACGGAAATGATGGATTCTAAGCTGATTATAGGAAAGTATTTCTTGGATAAATGGAGACAATCTCTGGCGAAAAAGAACGTTCATTTCCCCGATCTACATCCTTATCAAAATATCATGCAGGGGAAAACAGTTATGGAAATGACGGATCGAATTGTTGCATCCTCCTCTGAGTTTAAAAATTCAGACGACTATTTTAATTCCTATACATTGGGTCCAAAAGATTTCGAAAAACTTAAAGTGGATCTAACTATAGTTACATCCGCCGACGATCCTATCATACGCCCCGACGAATTCAGGGAACTACCTAAAAGTTCCAAGCTTAGGATATATATCCAAAAGTACGGTGGTCATAACGGATTTTATGAAAACTTAAAAGGAGACTGCTGGTATTTTCGGGTCTTTGATAAAGTAATCTTCGGATAA